A part of Larkinella insperata genomic DNA contains:
- a CDS encoding RNA polymerase sigma factor, which produces MEHRFTHTDETYWQAIRMGDKTALEALATRYYRPLFHYCTRFTANHALIEDCLQDLFLEIWEKKTALTDVKSVKAYLFTAVRHNMLHRVRRDHLFTAFDETDEAENPIFDPERLLLVHEHEQTQKDLLKQSLDQLPRRQREAIYLRYYEELSYEEIASVMGLNRQVVANYLQHALLTLRKHCRNVLLDGWVGTVLALLFS; this is translated from the coding sequence TTGGAACATCGCTTTACGCATACGGATGAAACTTACTGGCAAGCGATTCGGATGGGCGATAAAACCGCGCTGGAAGCTTTGGCAACCCGGTATTATCGTCCGCTGTTCCACTATTGTACCCGCTTCACCGCCAACCACGCGCTGATCGAAGATTGCCTGCAGGATCTGTTTCTGGAGATTTGGGAGAAGAAAACCGCCCTGACCGATGTTAAATCGGTGAAAGCGTATCTTTTCACGGCGGTTCGTCACAACATGCTGCACCGGGTTCGGCGCGACCATCTGTTTACGGCGTTTGATGAAACGGATGAGGCCGAAAACCCGATTTTTGACCCGGAACGGCTGCTGCTGGTCCACGAACACGAGCAAACGCAAAAGGACCTGCTCAAACAATCGCTGGACCAGTTGCCCCGGCGACAGCGCGAAGCCATCTACCTGCGCTATTACGAAGAACTCTCTTACGAAGAAATTGCGTCCGTGATGGGCCTGAACCGGCAGGTGGTGGCCAATTACCTGCAACACGCGCTGCTTACCCTGCGCAAACACTGCCGAAACGTGCTGCTGGATGGCTGGGTCGGAACGGTGTTGGCGCTGCTTTTCAGCTAA